Proteins encoded together in one Mycoplasma miroungirhinis window:
- a CDS encoding YneF family protein: protein MSTGAIVALSIGLFLLGLIIGAVFAAWLTQRKIKKQLDENPPINEKMIRVMFAQMGRKASETQIKSIMRSMKQAK from the coding sequence ATGTCAACAGGTGCTATTGTAGCTTTATCAATTGGTTTATTTTTACTAGGTTTAATTATTGGAGCTGTTTTTGCAGCTTGATTAACCCAACGTAAAATCAAAAAACAATTGGATGAAAATCCCCCAATTAATGAAAAAATGATTCGTGTTATGTTTGCTCAAATGGGACGTAAAGCTTCAGAAACACAAATAAAAAGTATTATGCGCTCTATGAAACAAGCTAAATAA
- a CDS encoding S66 peptidase family protein, with protein sequence MNKFMFLKPGDEIRVIAPARSLKLIGEPNTNLAIKKLESMGFKVTFGKNVYEVHNRFSATIKQRVEDFHEAFLDKNVKAILTVIGGFNSNQLLPYIDWEIVKNNPKIFCGFSDITALHLAILKHTNVPVFYGPHFSSFAMIKNSEYIETQFKNMFCNEDKTVNLEASKLWSDDLWFIDQDNRQLENNSGWWNIQNGEARGKIIGGNLSTLMLLKGTDNFPDINEDSILAIEAVPSYDYDNFERMLVSLIQSPWFKHIKALMIGRFCLGSKISKEDLITMLSEKEELKNMPIVANIDFGHSMPLCVLPLGLESELKINNNSEIKIFK encoded by the coding sequence ATGAATAAATTTATGTTTTTAAAACCAGGAGATGAAATTAGAGTAATAGCTCCAGCTAGAAGTTTAAAATTAATAGGTGAACCTAATACTAATTTAGCAATAAAAAAATTAGAATCGATGGGATTTAAAGTAACTTTTGGAAAAAATGTTTATGAAGTACATAATCGTTTTTCTGCAACAATTAAACAAAGAGTAGAAGATTTTCATGAAGCTTTTTTAGATAAAAATGTAAAAGCTATTTTAACAGTGATTGGAGGATTTAATTCTAATCAATTATTACCTTACATAGATTGAGAAATTGTTAAAAATAATCCTAAGATTTTTTGTGGATTTAGTGATATTACTGCATTACATTTAGCTATTTTAAAACACACTAATGTTCCAGTCTTTTATGGGCCACATTTTTCTTCATTTGCAATGATTAAAAACTCAGAATACATTGAAACTCAGTTTAAAAATATGTTTTGTAATGAAGACAAAACAGTTAATTTAGAAGCATCAAAATTATGAAGTGATGATTTATGATTTATTGATCAAGATAATAGACAATTAGAAAATAATAGTGGTTGATGAAATATTCAAAATGGAGAAGCTAGAGGAAAAATAATTGGCGGAAATTTATCTACTTTAATGTTACTTAAAGGCACTGATAATTTCCCAGATATAAATGAAGATAGTATTTTAGCTATTGAAGCAGTACCTTCATATGATTATGATAATTTTGAAAGAATGTTAGTGTCTTTAATTCAATCTCCTTGATTTAAACATATCAAAGCACTTATGATAGGAAGATTTTGTCTTGGTTCAAAAATTTCTAAAGAAGATTTAATTACAATGTTAAGTGAAAAAGAAGAACTAAAAAATATGCCAATAGTTGCAAATATAGATTTTGGTCACTCAATGCCTTTATGTGTACTTCCATTAGGTTTAGAATCAGAACTTAAAATTAATAATAATTCAGAAATAAAAATATTTAAATAA
- the lepA gene encoding translation elongation factor 4, whose amino-acid sequence MTDKKIRNFAIIAHIDHGKSTLADRILEITNTVEKRDLEAQHLDQMELERERGITIKLNAVEIKYKDYVFHLIDTPGHVDFTYEVSRSLKACEGALLLVDATQGIEAQTLANVYLAMEHDLEIIPIINKIDLPSANPEAVKKEIEDIIGIDASDAILVSAKTGQGIEQVLDAIINRIPYPKEADTSKPLTGLIFDSYFDSYRGVVLLVRLFNGKISVGDEFILMHNKMKFSVTELGIRTPKEIKKEFLQAGQVGWIAASIRDAKYIQVGDTITLTSNPSPEPLPGYKKLKSVVYTGFYPVDTRDFNDLKDALEKISLSDSSITYQPETSKALGFGFRIGFLGMLHMEILQERLEREFNLDIIATAPSVEFYLTKTDNEVINITNPSSLPESNYIKMIEEPYIKASIFLPQEYLGSIMDLCQNKRGKYIDIEYIDQNRRRLIYELPLNEIIFDFFDLLKSYSKGYASFEYDFIGLRESKLVKVDILLNGEKVDALAMIVHKDSAYQRSRELCERLKTVIPRQNFEVPIQAAIGGKIIARETVKAYRKDVTAKLYGGDVTRRQKLLKKQKAGKKRMKSIGTVEVPQEAFLAILKTDTSK is encoded by the coding sequence ATGACAGATAAAAAAATCAGAAACTTTGCAATAATCGCACATATAGATCACGGTAAATCTACTTTAGCAGACCGTATTTTAGAAATAACTAATACAGTTGAAAAAAGAGATTTAGAAGCTCAACATTTAGATCAAATGGAACTTGAACGTGAAAGAGGGATAACTATCAAACTAAATGCTGTTGAAATTAAATATAAAGATTATGTTTTTCATTTAATTGATACTCCAGGACATGTTGATTTTACATATGAAGTTTCACGTTCTCTTAAAGCCTGTGAAGGTGCTTTATTATTGGTAGATGCAACTCAAGGAATTGAAGCTCAAACTCTTGCAAATGTTTATCTCGCAATGGAACATGATTTAGAAATTATTCCCATTATTAATAAAATTGATCTACCTTCAGCTAATCCTGAAGCAGTTAAAAAAGAAATTGAAGATATAATTGGAATTGATGCTTCAGATGCTATTTTAGTTAGTGCTAAAACAGGTCAAGGAATTGAACAAGTTTTAGATGCTATTATAAACAGGATTCCTTATCCTAAAGAAGCAGATACATCTAAACCATTAACTGGACTTATTTTTGATAGTTATTTTGATTCTTATCGTGGTGTTGTGTTATTAGTAAGATTATTTAATGGCAAAATATCTGTTGGCGATGAATTTATTTTAATGCATAATAAAATGAAATTTTCAGTTACTGAACTAGGAATTAGAACACCAAAAGAAATTAAAAAAGAATTTTTACAAGCTGGACAAGTAGGGTGAATTGCAGCAAGTATTAGAGATGCAAAATATATTCAAGTAGGTGACACTATTACTTTAACATCTAATCCATCACCTGAACCTCTTCCAGGTTATAAAAAGTTAAAAAGTGTTGTTTATACTGGTTTTTATCCTGTTGATACTCGTGATTTTAATGATTTAAAAGATGCATTAGAAAAAATTTCTTTAAGTGATAGTTCAATAACTTATCAACCCGAAACTTCAAAAGCACTAGGATTTGGTTTTAGAATTGGGTTTTTAGGAATGCTACACATGGAAATTCTTCAAGAAAGACTAGAACGTGAATTTAATTTAGATATTATAGCAACAGCTCCTAGTGTTGAATTTTATCTAACAAAAACAGATAATGAAGTAATCAATATCACAAATCCTTCTTCATTACCTGAAAGTAATTACATTAAAATGATAGAAGAGCCTTATATTAAAGCAAGTATTTTTCTCCCTCAAGAATATTTAGGTTCAATTATGGATTTATGTCAAAACAAACGAGGAAAATATATTGACATTGAATATATTGACCAAAATAGAAGAAGATTAATATATGAATTACCCCTAAATGAAATTATTTTTGATTTTTTTGATTTACTAAAATCATATTCAAAAGGTTATGCAAGTTTTGAATATGATTTTATCGGATTAAGAGAATCAAAATTAGTTAAAGTAGATATTTTATTAAATGGTGAAAAAGTCGATGCTTTAGCAATGATAGTTCATAAAGATTCAGCATACCAAAGAAGTAGAGAATTATGTGAAAGATTAAAAACTGTTATACCTCGCCAAAACTTTGAAGTTCCTATTCAAGCTGCAATTGGTGGTAAAATTATAGCAAGAGAAACTGTTAAAGCTTATCGTAAAGATGTTACTGCAAAACTGTACGGTGGAGACGTTACTCGGAGACAAAAATTACTAAAAAAACAAAAAGCTGGTAAAAAAAGAATGAAAAGTATAGGTACAGTAGAAGTACCCCAAGAAGCATTTTTAGCAATTTTAAAAACAGATACATCCAAATAA
- a CDS encoding M17 family metallopeptidase, whose protein sequence is MQKFILSATFAYNNENKWKITENVYENEAKVNLGEADKLTFEDLENFAINLPKKANRPYTINLDSFVTKNLDIKEIIKCFSYALNYGQFKTFSLKTEKQEQLIFEHQIYAKKLSNYEDIINKQKTIAEAVNNARYYQALSPNIANSETLAKMIPQHFENLKNVKVSVLNERDIHSLGMNLMLSVNKGSLFLPRMIIIEYTPNPLDTNKTVLVGKGITYDSGGYSLKSPKSLVGMKYDMTGSVVAGFSLEAIAKLNANKNFAAVLMLTDNRINGDASLPDNIYKSMNGKTVEINNTDAEGRLVLADGITYAIRNLKATRLIDIATLTGAIFKALGDTYVGTFATSDQFFDEFKQASALANEKIWRMPMDEEYAKNIKSSQVADLKNADLSGLGGSISAAMFLNEFRENTDLIHLDIAGVAKKDNHSTITMIRTLVELALNEQGQIEN, encoded by the coding sequence ATGCAAAAATTTATATTAAGTGCTACATTTGCTTATAATAATGAAAATAAATGAAAAATTACTGAAAATGTGTATGAAAATGAAGCAAAAGTTAATTTAGGTGAAGCAGATAAATTAACTTTTGAGGACTTAGAAAACTTTGCAATTAATTTACCTAAAAAAGCTAATCGACCTTATACAATCAATTTAGATTCTTTTGTTACTAAAAATTTAGATATAAAAGAAATTATCAAATGTTTTAGCTATGCTTTAAACTATGGTCAATTTAAAACATTTTCACTTAAAACAGAAAAACAAGAACAATTAATTTTTGAACATCAAATATATGCAAAAAAATTAAGTAATTATGAAGATATTATTAATAAACAAAAAACAATTGCAGAAGCAGTTAATAACGCTAGATATTATCAAGCATTAAGTCCAAATATAGCAAATAGTGAAACACTTGCTAAAATGATTCCTCAACATTTTGAGAATTTAAAAAACGTTAAAGTTTCAGTATTAAATGAAAGAGATATACACTCGTTAGGAATGAATTTAATGTTAAGTGTTAATAAAGGTTCATTATTTTTACCAAGAATGATAATAATAGAATATACACCTAATCCTTTAGATACAAATAAAACTGTTTTAGTAGGTAAAGGAATAACTTATGATTCAGGAGGTTATTCATTAAAATCACCTAAATCTTTAGTTGGTATGAAATATGATATGACGGGTTCTGTTGTAGCTGGATTTAGTTTAGAGGCAATTGCAAAATTAAACGCAAATAAAAATTTTGCAGCGGTTTTAATGCTAACTGATAATCGTATTAATGGTGATGCATCTTTACCTGATAATATATACAAATCAATGAATGGAAAAACAGTAGAAATCAATAACACCGATGCTGAGGGAAGATTAGTTCTAGCTGATGGAATTACTTATGCAATTAGAAACTTAAAAGCAACTAGATTAATTGATATTGCAACTTTAACTGGAGCTATTTTTAAAGCATTAGGTGATACTTATGTGGGAACTTTTGCTACTTCAGATCAGTTTTTTGATGAATTTAAACAAGCTTCTGCTTTAGCTAATGAAAAAATATGAAGAATGCCAATGGATGAAGAATATGCAAAAAATATTAAATCATCACAAGTTGCTGATTTAAAAAATGCAGATTTAAGTGGTTTAGGTGGTTCAATTTCAGCTGCAATGTTTTTAAATGAATTTAGAGAAAACACAGATTTAATACATTTAGATATTGCCGGTGTAGCAAAAAAAGATAATCATTCTACAATTACAATGATTAGAACACTAGTGGAGTTAGCATTAAATGAACAAGGTCAAATTGAAAATTAA
- a CDS encoding uracil-DNA glycosylase, with translation MRFNLKQFLEEESQKEYFINLQNALNNENKEIVPSKNNWYKAFDLDWYNIQIIILGQDPYYTPNTADGLAFSTNDKKIPSSLKNIFKEIKATYPHSVFETNNLDYWKQQGILLSNTKLTTVLNQALAHENIGWEIFVTNAIKKILELNENVIFLCFGQKALKFIENLNTKQHFVLHTSHPSGLSCYRGFSGSNIFLEANNILKSLNKKTIDWSTKIVKYKEIYE, from the coding sequence ATGAGATTTAACTTAAAACAATTTTTAGAAGAAGAATCACAAAAAGAATATTTTATCAATCTACAAAACGCCTTAAACAATGAAAATAAAGAAATTGTACCTAGTAAAAACAATTGATACAAAGCTTTTGATTTAGATTGATATAATATCCAAATTATTATTTTAGGTCAAGACCCTTACTATACACCAAATACAGCCGATGGACTTGCTTTTAGTACTAATGATAAAAAAATTCCTTCTTCACTCAAAAACATATTTAAAGAAATTAAAGCAACTTATCCTCATTCTGTTTTTGAAACTAACAATTTAGATTATTGGAAACAACAAGGAATATTATTATCCAACACCAAATTAACAACAGTTTTAAATCAAGCTCTTGCACATGAAAATATTGGATGAGAAATTTTTGTAACCAATGCAATAAAAAAAATTTTAGAATTAAATGAAAATGTAATTTTTTTATGCTTTGGTCAAAAAGCATTAAAATTTATCGAAAATTTAAACACCAAACAACATTTTGTTCTTCATACTTCTCATCCTTCAGGATTGAGCTGTTATCGTGGTTTTTCAGGTTCAAACATATTTTTAGAAGCTAATAATATTTTAAAATCATTAAACAAAAAAACCATTGATTGAAGTACTAAAATAGTGAAATATAAGGAGATATATGAATAA
- a CDS encoding ECF transporter S component, producing the protein MKKPKINLNVKISLENKAKKAKISSWLKNNLKLTVYDIAIFGLLIALYMIFHSIQKFVLTGPKHISLTYALFVIYGMILGPIKSMILGILCDTTSQLIYGIQFWMPEYAIIPALISLTSALIFKLKKLESKWQWITGVFILLFITTIFILVISLYGHSIAQSETSKKKKIPFNIVLAISITSLSLIWIGVITSCLLHFLSKSIKIKTLTQKLFIILLNVIIIMVLYRWLWGPFAYINYHNRFRSGTWQYQEYYLVWMIPIVFKSLIEIPVYVFIIFNLQPVIKFLGNKYKYENLKRQF; encoded by the coding sequence GTGAAAAAACCAAAAATAAATTTAAATGTTAAAATTTCTCTAGAAAATAAAGCTAAAAAAGCAAAAATAAGTTCATGATTAAAAAATAATTTAAAATTAACTGTTTATGATATTGCTATTTTTGGTTTATTAATAGCACTATACATGATTTTCCATTCGATTCAAAAATTTGTTCTAACAGGTCCAAAACATATTTCTTTAACTTATGCATTATTTGTTATATACGGAATGATTTTAGGACCTATAAAAAGTATGATTTTAGGAATTTTATGTGATACTACTTCTCAGTTAATTTATGGAATTCAGTTTTGGATGCCAGAATATGCTATTATTCCAGCATTAATATCACTTACTAGTGCACTAATTTTTAAACTTAAAAAACTCGAATCTAAATGACAATGAATTACAGGAGTTTTTATATTACTTTTTATAACCACTATTTTTATTTTAGTAATTTCTCTTTATGGTCATTCAATAGCTCAGAGTGAAACATCTAAAAAGAAAAAAATCCCATTTAATATTGTGTTGGCAATTTCAATAACATCTCTAAGTTTAATTTGAATAGGTGTTATTACAAGTTGTTTACTTCATTTTTTATCTAAATCAATTAAAATTAAAACATTAACACAAAAATTATTCATTATTTTATTAAATGTAATTATTATAATGGTTTTATATCGTTGATTATGAGGACCTTTTGCATATATAAATTACCATAATAGATTTAGAAGTGGAACATGACAATATCAAGAATATTATTTAGTTTGAATGATTCCGATTGTTTTTAAATCATTAATAGAAATTCCTGTTTATGTATTTATTATTTTCAATTTACAACCAGTTATTAAGTTTTTAGGTAATAAATACAAATATGAAAATTTAAAAAGACAATTTTAA
- a CDS encoding MSC_0882 family membrane protein → MELQPWNKEHSNQNKDTQQTATLSINNTIESKYFESTETKDPEGFIPNSIMRIYKWETVLKIYNIIIICILLATSTILVLLLALKPSLFKLQNTPWVWYILLGFFMLIMLWKLINDLIELSSLKKSIKDYRDTIKREEKTTPAFIVILYRQLTLRQISHNWITIAFTFYFGIFTLIFWAIKDSQWIQYGDLVHKGTNKPAFVLDFKEWINYSFPNPTNWVYVFSSIIIFVIIIHIIWAIFRKIRITNIRDSFGLDTEIIQKIQEQKSKQNRFYAKIFLISILLVLILPFIIYIFTKKIFVRKRG, encoded by the coding sequence ATGGAATTACAACCTTGAAATAAAGAACATTCTAATCAAAATAAAGATACTCAACAAACAGCTACTTTATCAATCAATAACACTATTGAAAGTAAGTACTTTGAATCTACCGAAACAAAAGATCCAGAAGGATTTATTCCAAATAGTATTATGAGAATTTATAAATGAGAAACTGTATTAAAAATTTATAACATAATTATTATTTGTATTTTATTAGCAACATCAACAATACTTGTATTATTATTAGCTTTAAAACCTTCATTATTTAAGTTACAAAACACTCCTTGAGTTTGATATATTTTATTAGGGTTTTTTATGTTAATAATGTTGTGAAAACTTATAAACGATCTAATTGAATTATCAAGCTTGAAAAAATCCATTAAAGATTATCGAGATACAATTAAACGGGAAGAAAAAACCACTCCAGCTTTTATTGTTATTTTATATAGACAATTAACTTTAAGACAAATTTCTCATAATTGAATTACGATTGCTTTTACTTTTTATTTTGGAATATTTACATTAATATTTTGAGCAATTAAAGATTCACAATGAATTCAATATGGTGATTTAGTTCATAAAGGTACAAATAAACCAGCTTTTGTTTTAGATTTTAAAGAATGAATTAATTATTCATTCCCTAATCCAACTAACTGAGTTTATGTATTTTCTAGCATAATAATTTTTGTAATAATAATTCATATTATTTGAGCAATATTTAGAAAAATAAGAATAACTAATATTAGAGATTCATTTGGTTTAGATACTGAAATTATTCAAAAAATTCAAGAACAAAAATCAAAACAAAATCGTTTTTATGCAAAAATATTTTTAATATCAATACTTTTAGTATTAATATTACCATTTATCATTTATATTTTCACAAAGAAAATATTTGTAAGGAAAAGAGGTTAA
- a CDS encoding M17 family metallopeptidase has protein sequence MNKNYIQTKNDFPLLKAVFNDSNVEEFVSKNKLALTLDNKNNILYFYVNTIDNYTQLISKVNYIIENQDQNLLIDIKSFVNENVSYEDALRAFYLRNSFFNDEIYNQKTDKQDPKYQLDFFLETDEYRQYEKKLNLLVENTKKTRNLQITPPNICTSEWLADYIEKDFQNIENVTVKILKRQEIEELGMGLMLSVNAGSLYEPRVVVIEYLPLKDSKEKITIVGKGITYDSGGYNIKTNGYMNYMKMDMSGSVIAAYALKNIAQNKIKTNVSVVMMITDNKLNNNASVPDNVYVSMSKKTVEIVDTDAEGRLVLADGITYAKDVLKATTIIDVATLTGTILTALGDKYTGIYTNSDTEWKIFALSAKLAQEKVWRMPLHEDFNKPNKESLVADLLNCSTDAKLSDCNIAASFLYNFATEKVNFIHCDVAGTAEDENHKPLAALVATLTEYAIQKENQ, from the coding sequence ATGAATAAAAATTATATACAAACTAAAAATGACTTTCCACTTTTAAAAGCTGTTTTTAATGATTCTAATGTAGAAGAATTTGTATCTAAAAATAAATTAGCTCTAACATTAGATAATAAAAACAACATTTTGTATTTTTATGTAAATACTATTGATAATTACACACAATTAATATCAAAAGTAAATTATATTATTGAAAATCAAGATCAAAATCTTTTAATTGATATCAAAAGTTTTGTAAATGAAAATGTGAGTTATGAAGATGCTTTAAGAGCATTTTATTTAAGAAATAGTTTTTTTAATGATGAAATTTATAATCAAAAAACAGATAAACAAGATCCAAAATATCAATTAGACTTTTTCTTAGAAACAGATGAATATAGACAATATGAAAAAAAATTAAATTTACTTGTAGAAAATACTAAAAAGACAAGAAACTTACAAATAACTCCACCTAATATATGTACCAGTGAATGATTAGCGGATTATATTGAAAAAGACTTCCAAAACATTGAAAATGTTACTGTTAAAATCTTAAAAAGACAAGAAATAGAAGAATTAGGTATGGGTCTAATGTTATCTGTAAATGCAGGTAGTTTATATGAACCTCGCGTTGTTGTAATTGAATATTTACCACTAAAAGATTCAAAAGAAAAAATTACTATTGTAGGTAAAGGAATTACTTATGATTCAGGTGGTTATAATATAAAAACTAATGGTTATATGAATTATATGAAAATGGATATGTCAGGTTCAGTTATAGCAGCTTATGCACTGAAAAATATTGCACAAAATAAAATTAAAACCAATGTTAGTGTAGTTATGATGATTACTGATAATAAACTAAATAATAACGCATCTGTTCCAGATAATGTTTATGTATCAATGTCTAAAAAAACAGTTGAAATTGTTGATACAGATGCTGAAGGAAGACTAGTTTTAGCTGATGGAATAACTTATGCAAAAGATGTCTTAAAAGCGACAACAATTATTGATGTAGCAACATTAACTGGAACTATTTTAACAGCATTAGGTGATAAATATACTGGTATTTATACAAATAGCGATACAGAGTGAAAAATATTTGCATTATCTGCAAAACTAGCACAAGAAAAAGTATGAAGAATGCCTTTACACGAAGATTTTAATAAACCTAATAAAGAATCATTAGTTGCTGATTTATTAAATTGTTCAACAGATGCAAAACTAAGTGATTGTAATATTGCAGCCTCTTTTTTATACAATTTTGCAACTGAAAAAGTTAATTTTATTCATTGTGATGTAGCAGGTACAGCAGAAGATGAAAACCATAAACCTCTTGCTGCATTAGTTGCAACATTAACAGAATATGCTATTCAAAAGGAGAATCAATAA
- a CDS encoding methionyl-tRNA formyltransferase codes for MKLLLAGTIKFSAKIFEYLIQHYEIVGIISQPNRKLNRHKEVIETEVAQIAKQYNIKLFQPEKISDIYEQLAALNFDFLITAAFGQFIPTKVLNLAKIASINIHGSLLEKYRGAAPIQHSFLNYEKEMGITLIYMTKEMDAGDMIAKASFQVEEEDTALEAYDKMANLAIQNIDSWLKGLYSKTISATVQDVSKVSYAPKLSNQDSEITQNMTQLEALAKIKALNNQPGAFLMFNKKRIKVFRATIKKIKTPLKVMFSDGYLYFYEYQYEGKKIVKHEI; via the coding sequence ATGAAATTACTATTAGCAGGAACAATAAAATTTAGTGCAAAAATTTTTGAATATTTAATTCAACACTACGAAATTGTCGGAATTATTTCACAACCAAATCGAAAGTTAAATAGACATAAAGAAGTAATAGAAACTGAAGTTGCACAAATTGCAAAACAATACAATATAAAATTGTTTCAACCAGAAAAAATATCTGATATTTATGAACAATTAGCAGCATTAAATTTTGATTTTTTGATAACTGCTGCTTTTGGGCAATTTATTCCAACCAAAGTTTTAAATTTAGCCAAAATTGCTTCAATCAATATTCATGGATCACTACTGGAAAAATATCGTGGAGCTGCACCAATTCAACATTCTTTTTTAAATTATGAAAAAGAAATGGGTATTACTTTAATTTATATGACTAAAGAAATGGATGCAGGTGATATGATAGCAAAAGCAAGTTTTCAAGTTGAAGAAGAAGATACGGCACTTGAAGCATATGATAAAATGGCAAATTTAGCTATTCAAAATATAGATTCATGACTAAAAGGTTTATATTCAAAAACAATTTCTGCAACAGTTCAAGATGTTTCTAAAGTTTCATATGCACCAAAATTATCAAATCAAGATAGCGAAATTACTCAAAATATGACTCAATTAGAAGCTCTAGCTAAAATTAAAGCTTTAAATAATCAACCAGGTGCTTTTTTAATGTTTAATAAAAAAAGAATAAAAGTATTTAGAGCAACTATTAAAAAAATTAAAACACCTCTTAAAGTTATGTTTAGTGATGGTTATTTATATTTCTATGAATACCAATATGAAGGTAAAAAAATAGTTAAACATGAGATTTAA
- the plsY gene encoding glycerol-3-phosphate 1-O-acyltransferase PlsY, translating to MNYANYIWINLILIIFSYFIGSINISILISKIIYKKDIRNFGSKNAGATNIFREYGKNVALLVFIFDLLKSYLTIMLVYLIQKQLYLQPYVENIISISCGIGVILGHLFPIYFKFKGGKGVSCFLGLTLAVNFILFLVAISLFLLIIIATKYVSLASIIVPFIISLFSLIPWMSDGILGFTNTQNIFWLPAIILFISYFFVLISHRKNISRLLNKSENKILQK from the coding sequence ATGAATTATGCAAATTATATTTGAATAAATTTAATTTTAATTATTTTTAGTTATTTTATAGGTTCAATCAATATTAGTATTTTAATAAGTAAAATAATATATAAAAAAGATATAAGAAACTTCGGGTCTAAAAACGCAGGAGCTACAAATATATTCCGTGAATATGGGAAAAATGTTGCTTTATTAGTATTTATATTTGACTTATTAAAATCATATTTAACAATAATGTTAGTGTATTTAATTCAAAAACAATTATATTTACAACCATATGTAGAAAATATTATTTCTATTAGTTGTGGTATAGGGGTTATTTTAGGTCATTTGTTTCCTATTTATTTTAAATTTAAAGGAGGAAAAGGAGTAAGTTGTTTTTTAGGTCTGACTTTAGCTGTTAATTTTATTTTATTTTTAGTTGCTATTAGTTTATTTTTATTAATTATAATAGCAACTAAATATGTATCATTAGCTTCTATAATTGTACCTTTCATTATAAGTTTATTTTCTTTAATTCCTTGAATGTCTGATGGTATATTGGGTTTTACTAATACACAAAATATATTTTGATTACCTGCAATTATTTTGTTTATAAGTTATTTCTTTGTTTTAATTTCTCATCGTAAAAATATTTCAAGATTATTAAATAAAAGTGAAAATAAAATCCTTCAAAAATAA